A stretch of DNA from Streptomyces venezuelae:
GGAACCGTTCGCATACGGAGGTCAGCACCAGCACGGAGATCACGGCCTTCGGAGAAGCTGAGACAGCTCCCTGGGCGCGTGACGATCAGCCGACGGATACGTGGCTGGCCACAGCCGGTGCGGACGGAAGCGTAGCGTGTGGGACACGGCGTCCGGAGCGCACGTGCATACCCTCGCCGGCAACACCAGCTGGGTCACCGGCTAGGGTCTGTTGCGAAAGTGGATTTGTTCGTTGATGTCACGTCCTGTGGACGTGGGATCTGACGAATGGCAGTGGGCCCGGTTGAGCCGTGCTGCGCGGGGCATCAAGCCGGCGGCCGCAGGTGTGGACGCGGCGACAGCTGATAGACGGCATACGGTGGCGGACCCGGACCGGTGCCCCGTGGCGTGATGTGCCGGAACGCTACGGGCCGTGGGACCGGGTCTACGACCTGTTCCGGCGCTGGCAGGCGACGGAACCTGGCCAGATCCTCACCCAGCTGCAGGCCGAGGCGGACGCAAGGGCCTGATCACCTGGGAGGTCAACGTCGACTCACCGTCTGCCGGGCCACCAGCACGCCGCCGGAGCGGCGAAAAAGGGATCTCCAGAAAGAGCCGCCTGGCGGGTCTTCGTCGAGCCGGCCGACCACGCCTCGGACGTCCCGAGGCGGCCTGACACCAAAATCCACCTTGCCGTCGAGCAAGGCAGAAGCCTTGTCGGTGGTGATCACCGCCGGGCAGCGGGGCGACTCTCCGCAGTTCGAGCCGGTCCTGGAGGCAATACGGGTGCCCCGGGTCGGGCTCGGAAGGCCGCGCAAGCGGCCGGACCGTGTGCGGGCCGACAAGGCGTACGACTCCCGGAGCAACGCTCCTACCTGCGCAGACGCGGAATCAAGGCCACCATCCCCGTGCCCGCGGACCGGGTCCGCAACGCCTCAAGCGCGGTTCCCGCGGCGGGCGGCCGCCGACGTTCGACAAGGACGACTACAAGCAGCGGCACGCGGTCGAGTGCGGGATCAACCGCCTCAAGCGCCACCGCGCCGTCGCCACCAGGTACGACAAACTCGCCGTTCGCTACGAAGCGACCGTGCTGGTCGCAGCCATCAACGATGGCTGTGACCAGCACTTTCACAACAGGCCCTAGTCGCCGATCCGAACGCCGCATGGCTTGCCACCGTCAACCGCGACGGCACGACACAACTGTGGAGCACCGCCTCCTGGAGACGGCTGCGCACTCTCGCCCTGCCGAGCGGAGCACCGGCCACCTGGTCCCCGAACGCCGTACGCGCGACCGGTACGAGCCCTGATGGCGCCCTGCTCACCACAGTCGACTCCGCCGGCACAGTGCGCACCTGGAACACAGGCGATGCACCCTGCTGACCACCACGACCTGCGGTACGGGCCCAGTGCGCGCCGCCACCATCAGCCCGGACGGCAGATGGCTCGCCATCGCCAGGGGCACCGGCACGGTGAGTCTGCACACCATCGATACCAGCACCGAGATCCAGACGCTGACCGTCCATCGGCGGGCAGTGGACGCCCTGTCCGTAAGCCCCGACGGCGTATGGCTGGCCACCATCAGCGCTGACGGCACCACGCGGCTGTGGACGCTGTGACCGGTTCCGAACTCAACGCCCTGACCGGAATCGGTCATGCACGGAGCATCGCCATCAGTCCCGACCGCACTTGGCTCGCCGCCTCAGCGCAGACGGTGCGGTACGCATCTGTGACACGTCCGTGGACACGGGGTCGACCAGCGAAAGGCGCCCGGCCGTAGCCGTACGCACCCTGGCGATCAGCCCTGACGGCACCTGGCTCGCGACGACCGGCGACGACGGGCTGGCTCGCACGTGGAACCCCGCGACAGGGGAGACGATGGGAACACTGACGGCCATCGCGGCGACCTCGAAGCGTGGCCATCAGCCCGGACGGCACCGTGATCGCGACGAGCGCGAGAGACGGATCCGTACGGCTGTTCAACCGCATCACGGGGCAAGAGTCGGTCTGACGTGGGAAACCAGCCACAAGCCCACGGATCTCCCCCAGGCCGGTCCTGGGCCTGATACGGAGGGCCGCCGCCCAGTGGGGCACCTGGCCGACCAGGCGGCCGACGACGTCAAACATCTGGTGCTGCAGGAGGGTCCGGACGAGGTCGAGGCCTACGTCAAGTCCCTTGTTCCGTGTCCGCGATCTGTATGAACACCTCGGCCTGCCCACCGACGAGCCCTCCGAGGATTGGTCGAGGGCCGCGATGGCGGCCAATCGACGTGTCGATGGCAGTGGACGACCAGCGGTAGTAGTCTTCCACGCTTGTTCGGTCGAAGATGGGCAGTGGCGGCGACACGATTCGACGGGGGCAGGGCGTGACGGATTCCGGTGTGGATCTCAAGCCGGGTGGCACAGATGGTCTCGGGGAGGCCCTGGCGGTCTTCACGAAGGTGCGGCCACGCCTGTTCGGGATCGCGTACCGCATGTTGAGCAGCGCCACCGACGCCGAGGACCTGGTGCAGGAGGTCTGGCTGCGGTGGCAGGTGTGCGACCACCGTGCGGTGCTCAATCCGGACGCGTTTCCTGGCGACGACGACGACCCGGCTGGCCATCAACGCACTCCAGTCCGCGCGGGTGCGGCGTGAGACGTACGTCGGGCCGTGGTTACCCGAACCCGTCGACACGAGCGCGGACCCGTACCTGGGCGCCGAGCGCGGTGAGGCCTTGGAGCTCGCGACGCTGATGTTGATGGAGAAGCTCACACCCAACGAACGAGCCGCCTACGTGCTGCGCGTGGCATTCGACTACGGCTACGGGAAGATCGCCGAGGTCCTGGAGTCGACCGAGCCCGCGGCGCGTCAGCTGGTCAGCCGGGCCCGCAAACACATGACGGGCGAACGGCGCAAGCCTGTGACCGCCGCGCACAGCGGCAGCTGCTGAACACCTTCCTCACGGCCGCCCGCTCCGGCGACATGACCACGCTGGAGCGGCTCTTCGCAACGGACGTGGCCAGCCTGTCCGACGGCAACGGCAAACTGGGGGTCGCCGTCGGTCGATCGTGGGTGTGCGGCGGGTGACGCGGTTCATGAAGGCGATCTCCGTCTGGTTCTGGGACGGGCTCGACGTGCGCTGGGCGAGCACGAACGGGCAGACGTCCGCCGTGCTGCTGCGCAACGGCGCCGAGTTCGGCGTGCTCACCGTCAGCGCCACCGCCGAGGGCATCGACCGGGTGATGTGGATGTTCAACCCTGAGAAGATCGCGACGGTGTCCGACCCGGCTGGGGCGTCGACGTCACCGACCGATGTGGTAGCCGGTCACAGGCGTGGGATACGAAAGAACTGAGGATGCCCGACCGGCTTGAGGACGTCGTACGCGGGTTTGCCCAGGCGTGCCTGCGAGGCGATGCTGCCGCGGTCCGGGCCGCCCTGGATGCCGATGTCGTCGCCGTGTGTGACAGCGGCGGGAACGTGCCCGCCGCCATGGGTACCGTTCACGGAGCCGAGGACGTCGCGGACCTGGTCGCGGTCCTGCTGGGTGGCCGGGCACCGAGCTGACCGTCGAGTCCGTCAACGGACGCGCCGGCTGGCAGTGCGCCGCGGACGCAGTACCCACGCGGTGATCGGCGTCGAAGAGGTCTGCGCCAGGGTCACCAGCCTGTGGATCGTGCTCAACCCGGCCAAACTTCACCGCTGGCACAGGCCTCCGACGGCGCCTTGACGGGCCCGCGCGAGATCTGCCGCGCGTGCCCGCCGGGTCAGCGTGCGAGCCAGTCCTGATAGGTCGTCTTCGCGATGACGGCACCGGGCTGGGCGATGAGGGCCTCCCCGCGGCGGCGGCGAACATGCCGGCCGTGTCGTCGGTGACGACGGCGCGCTGGTCGCCGTGGGCGGCGAGAGTGATCCTGCCCAGCTCGTCGAGCCGGAACACCTCGGGGCCGGCGACGTCACGGGTGCCCCTCAGCGGGGCACCCACGCTCACGTCGGCCACGGCCTGGGCTACGTCGGCCGAGGCCATGGGCTGGACGAGCGTGGCAGGCAGGCGGACCGTGTGCTCGTCGGAGGTCCACGACAGCGCCGAGTCGATGAACTCGAAGAACTGCGTGGCGCGGACGATCGAGTACGGCACGGGGCCGGCCTTGAGGATGTTCTCCTGCAGCACCTTGGCGCGGTAGTAGACCAGATCCGGCACCAGGTCGGCGCCCACGATCGAGAGGATGACCGCGTGGCCGACGCCGGCGGCCTCGGCGGCTGTCACCATGTTGTCCATAGTCTGCTGGAAGAACGCGGGTGAGGCTTCATCGAAGGTCGGCGAGTTCGTCAGGTTGACGACGACATCGGCACCGCTCAGCGCCTCCGCCAGTCCCTTCCCGCTGAGCAGGTCCAGACCGGTGGACGGGGAATGCGGCACTG
This window harbors:
- a CDS encoding WD40 repeat domain-containing protein, encoding MRAATISPDGRWLAIARGTGTVSLHTIDTSTEIQTLTVHRRAVDALSVSPDGVWLATISADGTTRLWTL